The Nitrospirota bacterium nucleotide sequence CTCTATAAAATATTAACCTGTACCATTGCACCATCCTTTGTGCAGGATACTATCATGGCCACATTTAATAATGTGCAACAGACAGGCAAGCGGTGAGAGGTTATGATAGTTGCATATAGTAAAGGTAGACCGTTGAAAGCAACTGGAGGATATTAGGTAGAGTATCTAAGTGTTGAGAGAAGGTATCAGATAAACCTCCATGGGATAGCTGTAATTTTATCAGTTAGTTTCTCAGGTACCCTGCCGTTGGTTACAACATAGCCGTGTTTAGCCAACCCTTTATATGTCTCCATAAAGCTTGCCAACCCCCTGATTTCAGAGAAAGCTTTGTCAGATTCGGGTTTGTCCCGGACTCCTGTGCTGCCAGTTCCATAAAACGGCCGAATGCCCCGACCTTCCTGCTTAATTCCTCAGCTCGTATCTCCTCTTCAAGATATATGTGTGAAAGCTTGCTCAGAAAGACATTGCTTCACCAGAGTTGTCTTGCCTGTCTGCCGCGGGCCTAAAATTATTGCCGACTGTTTTTTATCCGTGAGATGCCTGATCCTCTGCTCTAAATTACGTAAGTACACTTTAAATTTACCTTGCATATTTAAAGTATAGTTAAGGGCTTGATGGGAAATCAAGAGAGGGGAATTCCTTGTTTGGTTTTTCATAAGACTGTCAAGCTATATTTAAAATCTTCCGGAAACCTTTCAATATTTCTTTTTACAGCCTTATTTAGGTTGCCTGTTGTGACACCATATAATATGGCAAGGTACTAAGGGTCTGTCATAAACTTTGAAATTGTTTTTTAAGGATTTAGACACCACTTGCTAATCAAGTCCGAGCAACCATGACAATATATTTTTATGGGATATCTTCCGGTCGGCATATTCGATCTCCTTAGCGCTGTCATCCATAGTAAGAATATGATTTTCTCCTTGCTCAAGATACTGGCCTGCCATAGAAAAGGCCCCAAGCTCACGTTTCTCATTGCCTTTATCCAGCGTGAGAGCTACCTGATATTTCTCCCATATCCGGCTGTCCTTACGCACAAGAAAATCTATCTCTCTTCCGCCGTCCCCTGCGCCATAACAAATTCCGGCATATCTTCTTTTTAACTCGTGATAAACAATATGCTCCAGGCGGACAGAGTAGTTTTCCTCTATCGGGGCGTACAAAGAAATGAGTCCGGTATCTACTGCGTAATATTTCTTTGACGTGCTGAAGACCTTCCCAAGTTTCCAACTGAACTTAGAAAGTTCCGAGAGGGCGAAGGACTTTATGAAATAGTTACAGTACGAGAGTACTGTCTCTGGCTTGACCTTATGACCCAGAGCAGCCATTTTATTGCTCAGCCCGGCATAGCTTACAATATTTCCTGCCCCTGAAATCAGATAGTGCATGATTTTTTCGAGAGCGTCAACGTTGTCCACCCTGAAACGCTTAACGATGTCATCAAGTATCACCTTATGTAGTATGCCGCCAAGGTAAGATTTTTTGGCGTCCGGCGAACCTATGTCAAAGATCTCCGGAAGCCCGCCGTAAGACATATATTCGTTAAACAGCTTAAGTAGCTCAGGTTTATTGCGTTGAAACTCCTTCTTTGCCCGGATTGAATATCCCTTGTACTGAACGAATTCTTTGAAACTGAAGGGGTGTATTGAAAACTCCACAAATCTGCCGGCCAGCCCGCTGCCAAGCTCCGATGACAGAAGACTCGAATTTGACCCTGTTATAATTATCTCCGCGTCGCCTTTTTCATATATTGTTCTGATAAACCGCTCCCAGTTTGAGACCTGCTGGATTTCATCGAATATCAGGAGCTTCCGGCCCGGCCGCCCGGAGGATTCTAAAAAAGTATCATAAACATCGCCGAGCCTCTCAGGGTTTACGACCCCCATAAGGCGGTAATCCTCGAAATTGAGGTACAGCAAATTATCCGGTGCGATATAACCCCTCTCGATCAGTTTTTTCGCTATGAGCTGAACAAGAAAGGACTTTCCAGTGCGGCGGAACCCTGTGACTATCTTGATAGGTTTGGAGCCTATTGAACTCATGATCAGATGCTCTGCCTCTCGGACAGTCCCCTGGCGGCCCTGAACGATTTTTTGCCACTCGAATATGATGTTAAGGATAGATTCTTTATTCAAATAAGCCCCCTATGAAGGATGTTAACTGGAGATATAATACCCCCGTGGGGCGACAATATCAAGTTTTGGCTATGCACTTTTACTAAGCGAAGGGTCTGTTCAGGAATAAACTGGGTAATTCTGGGGATGTCCATACTTAATTGGCTTGCTGAATTCTGTGTTGAATTAAGTATGTCCCCAGAATTACTCGTACGATAGAAATACCCCGCTAAAATATCACCACCCGTTTTATATTCAATAAATTTCAAACACGCATTACCCCAGCCGCCAAAACGTTTTTTGTATGTGCCATAAGAAATTTTAGGTTTGGATATTTCCCACTCGGTACTTGATGGTCGTTGCCCAACCTTTTTCCATATGCGCTCCATTTCATCAAAAAGGTCTTTATCAGACAGGATTCGATTTGGAGCGTGTGGACGAGGAGAAACATCTAATCCTTTTTGTTGAAGGTATTTTTTTAATGCTTCAAGTCCTTTGGTCCAACTTCCGCCATAATGCTTTCTTACTGTACTTGAGCTGATGCTGGCTATCTTATCAAAATCACGTCGTCCAAACTCTATATAATTAAAATGCTTAGCTGCCTTTTCCAGCTCCTCAAGAATTCTTGATTCCGGCATTTCATTTAGCCGACGTCTTTGAAATGTAAAATCCATAATTTTATTTTATTAAGTCATCAACGGTAATACACAAACCTTTAACAATCTTCTGATCTTTCCCCGAGTGCTTAATGGGATAAAAACAGGATTCCCGATAAAACCACGTATGAGGGCAACGTTTTAATCTAAGGCTGACGAAAGTATTTTGATTCTCATTAAATTTCTTTTCTTAATTCTAACAGCTTATTTAACTTTTTTTGAAATAATATCCTTCAAATTCTTCATAAACGCTGTCCGCTCTTCCGGATTTTCCCTGATCCTTGCCTTTACCTCTTTCCATGTAGGAGAACAGTTTTTATACGTGACTGAAACAAGGCTGTGAATAGCCTGATCCACTGCCTTCTTATTTTCTTTGGTAACATTTATACCGAGTTCCTCGAAGATGTCTTTTAAGTTTCTGAAATAGCAGGACATAATTACCCCCCGTTTAGAAATAATAGCGTTTGACAACTATCACTTCTCTCTATCAATAAATTCCTTGGTTAAAAGACGTCTTCCATGAACAACTGCTACTACTATGACCTCATCACTCTCCGGAGCATACCTATAGACAACACGGTAATTATCTACTATGACTTCTCTATGCGGCAGATTTTGAAACTCTGGAAGATGACGACCTGAATCCGGATGTTGTAATAAACGTTCGATGGAGGTACTGATCCTTTCTGCCTGATGTCTTGCATATAGTGGGGAATCCCTGGCGATATAATCATAAATCCCCTCCAAGTCAGAGATGGCATTTTCACTCCAAATCAATTCTGCCATTTTTTTGATAACCTTGCTAAAGCATCATTGTGATAAAGCACCTTCCCTTCCCTTATGGCTGTCTCACCGGCTTCTATTTTTTGAAGAAGATAGAGTCTATACATTACTTCCTCAATATCAACCTCTTCCGGAAGCTCTTTAACAAGGTCTTCCAATCTTGATTTTGTAATATTCATAAGGCCTCCAATTATTTTTCATGTATTCCACTATACCAGCCTGCAATAGTGTATTCAATGATGTATTTTGTTTTCCTTAATAATTCATCCCGCATCCCTCCAGTTCTTCCCCACACCTGTATCAACCTCGAGAGGAACGGCAAGCGGCATGACCTCTTCCATCTCTTCTATTACAAGATTTTTTACCTGCTCCAACTCTGCCTCCGGTACTTCAAGCAACAGCTCGTCATGAACCTGCAATATCATCTTACTTTTAAATCTTTCATCCCGCAGTCTTTTGTGAATTTTTATCATGGCGATCTTTATTATATCTGCTGCACTCCCCTGGACAGGGGTATTGACGGCTATCCTCTCGCCGAATTGTTTTGTCCTGTTATCACCGCTCGTTAGTTCAGGCATATACCGGCGTCTGTTAAGAAGTGTTGTAACATAGCCGTCTTCTACAGCCTTCCGCAGGGTATTTTCTATAAATGCCTTTACACCTGTATGTCCGGCAAAGTAGTTATCAATATATTTCTTTGCCTCCTGCTGGGATATACCGAGGTCTGCTGAAAGTCCGTAAGGGCTCATGCCGTAGACAATCCCGAAGTTCACGGCCTTTGCCCTTCTCCTCATCTCAGGTGTAATCTCATCAGGAGAAAGACCAAAAACCTCCACAGCAGTCCTTGTATGAATATCCTCTCCGTTCTTAAAGGCGTCTATTAAAACCTCATCACCGGATAGGTGTGCCAGTACACGCAGTTCTATCTGGGAATAATCAGCAGACAGGAATACGTGACCTTCTTCTGCTGTAAATGCCTCACGAATCCGCAAACCCATCTCTGTGCGTATGGGAATATTCTGAAGATTAGGTTTACTGCTTGATAATCTTCCTGTAGCAGCGATCGTTTGACTGAATGAGGTGTGAAGACGTTTTGTCTCAGGATTGATAAGCTCAGGAAGGGCATCCGTATAAGTGGATTTTAATTTTGCCAACTGCCTGTAAGAGAGTATCTCTGCCGGAAGTTCATGTTGTCGTGCAAGCTCTGTGAGGACACCCTCATCAGTAGAATAGCCTGTCTTTGTCTTTTTCAACGGTTTTAGCCCAAGTCTTTCAAACAGGATAACTGAAAGCTGTTTGGGGGAGGAGATATTAAACTCTTCGCCTGCAATAAAGTAGATCCTCTGACACATACCTCCCATATCCCTGTCCATTTCTTTTGAGAGCATCCTGAGTATATCAGGGTCTACCGTGATCCCGGCCATCTCCATATCTGCCAGAACCTCCGTGAGAGGTATCTCAATATCATCAAATAATTGTTTCACTCCAACTTCAATCATTTTTTGTTCAAGGATTTCAGCGAGCCTAAGGATATAATCTGCGCGCCGGCAGAGGAAGCTGACCTTCGTATTTTCACTCGAAAATCCCTCCGGCGGGGTTAGAAAACCCCGCCTATCCATACCTGAATTGAGGATAGGCGGGACATTC carries:
- a CDS encoding type II toxin-antitoxin system RelE/ParE family toxin; translation: MAELIWSENAISDLEGIYDYIARDSPLYARHQAERISTSIERLLQHPDSGRHLPEFQNLPHREVIVDNYRVVYRYAPESDEVIVVAVVHGRRLLTKEFIDREK
- a CDS encoding ATP-binding protein encodes the protein MNKESILNIIFEWQKIVQGRQGTVREAEHLIMSSIGSKPIKIVTGFRRTGKSFLVQLIAKKLIERGYIAPDNLLYLNFEDYRLMGVVNPERLGDVYDTFLESSGRPGRKLLIFDEIQQVSNWERFIRTIYEKGDAEIIITGSNSSLLSSELGSGLAGRFVEFSIHPFSFKEFVQYKGYSIRAKKEFQRNKPELLKLFNEYMSYGGLPEIFDIGSPDAKKSYLGGILHKVILDDIVKRFRVDNVDALEKIMHYLISGAGNIVSYAGLSNKMAALGHKVKPETVLSYCNYFIKSFALSELSKFSWKLGKVFSTSKKYYAVDTGLISLYAPIEENYSVRLEHIVYHELKRRYAGICYGAGDGGREIDFLVRKDSRIWEKYQVALTLDKGNEKRELGAFSMAGQYLEQGENHILTMDDSAKEIEYADRKISHKNILSWLLGLD
- the polA gene encoding DNA polymerase I codes for the protein MSELYLIDGSSYIYRAYYAIKGLSNSKGMPTNAVYGFTNMLLKILNEKRPQLIGIAFDPKGPTKRHEAYEAYKAQRPKMPDSLSVQIPYIHRVVEAFNIPLLLMEGYEADDVIGTTAKRAEEDGNEVIIVSGDKDMFQLITPHVRIYDPMKEKIYTEPDVHERFNVGPSQVVEIMGLMGDAVDNIPGVAGIGEKTAKDLISTYGTIENLLANLEQVKKPKLRSLLHEQADNARLSRELATIHTGLPIDIDYHNLKLSEPDYNKMTELFRELEFFRLLKTLLPVQKEEVNENYIEVSSDAELADILQKVSVTKRCSIYIHGDSPDSMASGISGIGISVKENEAWCVSIHNLEIDSLRPIIENPQIRKYSHDIKRHIILLKRLGLEPKGFVFDSMIASYLINSNRSDHNMEGIVLEYLHVPLITDETSMSVSLTEGHENQRDKNVPPILNSGMDRRGFLTPPEGFSSENTKVSFLCRRADYILRLAEILEQKMIEVGVKQLFDDIEIPLTEVLADMEMAGITVDPDILRMLSKEMDRDMGGMCQRIYFIAGEEFNISSPKQLSVILFERLGLKPLKKTKTGYSTDEGVLTELARQHELPAEILSYRQLAKLKSTYTDALPELINPETKRLHTSFSQTIAATGRLSSSKPNLQNIPIRTEMGLRIREAFTAEEGHVFLSADYSQIELRVLAHLSGDEVLIDAFKNGEDIHTRTAVEVFGLSPDEITPEMRRRAKAVNFGIVYGMSPYGLSADLGISQQEAKKYIDNYFAGHTGVKAFIENTLRKAVEDGYVTTLLNRRRYMPELTSGDNRTKQFGERIAVNTPVQGSAADIIKIAMIKIHKRLRDERFKSKMILQVHDELLLEVPEAELEQVKNLVIEEMEEVMPLAVPLEVDTGVGKNWRDAG